In Desulfuromonadales bacterium, the genomic window TTGTCAATGCCTCATCGATGAATCGCAGCCGTTTCTTTAAGGACGTGCATGGACGTGACGTTCTGGGAATAGCAAGGGGAATCTATAACGAACCGGTATGCAGCAGCGCGGACTGTCACTTTCATGCGGAAGACGTCAAACTCCTAGGGGTTCTCGACGTCATCGTTTCTCTTGACCGGGCACAGAAGAACCTCAACGAGCACGCAGGCAATGTGGCACTGCTGACCTTGTGCCTGCTGCTGCTCATGGCGATGGTTCTGACACTGCTGACCCAGTCATTGATTGATGAGCCGGTTCAGCGACTGTTGCGGCATACCGAGCAGGTGGCGAAAGGGGACTTCTCCACTCGCATCGAAGTGGTCAGCGAAGACGAACTTGGGCAACTGGCCTCCTCCTTCAACCGGATGACCATCAAACTGGAGGAAGCCCACTGTGACCTGAACGAGTTGATGCACAACCTGGAAGCCATGGTCGAGGAACGAAGCCGGAAGCTCCAGGAAATTCAGTCCCGCCTGCTGCAATCGGAGAAACTCGCCTCGATCGGCGAACTGGCGGCCGGTATCGCTCACGAAATCAACAACCCCCTGACCGGTATCGTCATGTTTGCCTCCATGGTCCTGAATCACAAGGACTTGAGCCCGGAACTGCGCGGCGACCTGCAAACTGTTTTGAACGAGACCCAGCGTTGTGCGGACATTGTCCGGCGGTTGCTTGAATTCTCCCGCTCAACTCCTCCGCACAAAGAACCCGACAAGATTGCTCGACTCCTGGATCATACCCTCGCCCTGGTCATGTACCAGGCCGCTTTCCATGACGTCCACATCATCAAGAGCTACCGGGAGGGACTCCCGGAGATCATGCTCGATCCCAACCAGATCCAGCAGGTCTTCATGAACCTGCTGCTCAATGCGAGCCAGTCGATGCCTGACGGTGGAGTTCTGGAGCTATCCGCCGACCTGGAAGGCGAATGGGTGATCGCCCGGGTAAGAGATACGGGTTGCGGGGTCTCCCCGGAAAACCTGAAGAAGATATTTGATCCCTTCTTTACAACCAAGGGAAGTTCAGGCACCGGGCTTGGTCTGTCGATTTCCTACGGGATCATTCACAACCACGGCGGGACAATCGAGGTGGAAAGCACGGTCGGGAAGGGGACGGTCTTTACCATCCGCCTTCCTGCCGGCGAAAAACGAGAAGTGGTCAATCCGGAGTGGAAATTGGGGGCATCGGCGGGAGGGTGAGAACCAGGGAACCAGTCAGTCGTCACTGCGGAGGCGGGCGGAAATCCCCTGTTTTTTGAGCATGGCCTGGAAATTGGGACGCAGCATGCCCACTTCTTCAGCGGCACGTGTGACATTCCAGCTGTTGCGGCGCAGGGCATCGAGAACAAATGCCCGCTC contains:
- a CDS encoding ATP-binding protein, whose amino-acid sequence is MRLRLIGKYTLAIGIVVLATMALFAYLNLHTLRSHLLEEAVRDVDFLSETIIQTTHYQMLEDDRKRVYKMIEEVGTQEGIEHIRLINKDGIINFSTEAAEIGTTLDKKAEACTVCHAANTPLVNASSMNRSRFFKDVHGRDVLGIARGIYNEPVCSSADCHFHAEDVKLLGVLDVIVSLDRAQKNLNEHAGNVALLTLCLLLLMAMVLTLLTQSLIDEPVQRLLRHTEQVAKGDFSTRIEVVSEDELGQLASSFNRMTIKLEEAHCDLNELMHNLEAMVEERSRKLQEIQSRLLQSEKLASIGELAAGIAHEINNPLTGIVMFASMVLNHKDLSPELRGDLQTVLNETQRCADIVRRLLEFSRSTPPHKEPDKIARLLDHTLALVMYQAAFHDVHIIKSYREGLPEIMLDPNQIQQVFMNLLLNASQSMPDGGVLELSADLEGEWVIARVRDTGCGVSPENLKKIFDPFFTTKGSSGTGLGLSISYGIIHNHGGTIEVESTVGKGTVFTIRLPAGEKREVVNPEWKLGASAGG